The Nicotiana tabacum cultivar K326 chromosome 1, ASM71507v2, whole genome shotgun sequence genome segment ccgcatacaagaagtataccaaaaagtagagaatttacttcagaacatgattctctacaaaagacgtccaatcttctatacaaataggggctatatgagtggaccaaaaagcgatcaaagataaatgactattcttaagatgtgaaaaaggagactcaatcccctcaaaagctctcctatttctctcccctcaaactatccacatgagagctaacggggtgaacttccacgccttttgctttcttcttctacggaaaccggcccagctatatagcatttcctttacagtgcttggcatcacccattgaacacTAAAAAGGTTCAGGATCGCCCTCCACAAAGCCGAGGACACAGGGCAATGCAACAAaagatgatcaacttcttcccctgagcttttacacatatagcaccaactaacaagtgtaattTCCCTCTTTCGCAGATTCTCAGCAGTCAAAATCAATCCCCTCGCcgctagccatgcaaaaaagcacacCTTCGTGGGCACCTTAGGAATCCAGATCGAGGAGTATGGAAAAGAGGCCTCCTCTCTCACAAACATACTATGGTAAAAGGACTTTACGGTGAACAGACCATCACCACGCAAACCCCATCTCCAAGAATGGCTGAGGCCTGCCTTGCCCATATAGCAGTGTCAATAAATCTTGGAGTTccgcaatctcccaatcttgcatgttcTTTCTAAATGAGAGGTCACATACTACCCCTCCCTCCCCCCTACATGCTCCTTACGAATCTGTTGGACCATCAATTCCTTCTAGTTTGAAACTCTGAAGACGCGGGGGAAGGAGACCCTCAGAGTATCCTCTCCACACCACTTatgattccaaaagctgattCTCCTTCCATCTCCCACCCTATAAGATATGTTGTCACTAAAGGATTCTCAATTCTTCATGATGCTCCTCCGCATGCCATTAGTGACCGAAAATCATACTTTCTGTTTTAAAAGTAAGGAAAATACTAACTATTGTATCATTAGTGACCATGTTTTCTTGTATTACCAGCAGAACATATTTTATCTTTTGGATCAGTAGCCTTTGAAGAAAAAATCATCACATATTTGTCTATTCAAAAATAGAACAACTCAGGAAATTTTTTAAGCTAGATCTCTTAGACCGAGTTGTTGACTGCTTGACTCTATGGTCTGGTAGTCTATAACAAAGTAAGCATCTATGAAAAAGAATTGACCAGCTTGCTTATAGCCTCTTTACTTATGAACGATCTGATTTTCCTATGCAGGCTATgaagaacaatttcaaaatcTCTCGCATAAATTCCTCTTAGCATAATAAAGACGATATTAAACGATGGAAACAAATGTCCTTTTAAACCTATCACCTTAAGAGCCAAACTGATCCGACAAATGGGGTAGGACACCCATTTTGCAGTAATATTTGTTCAGAGGTTAACCGTCACCAAGCCTTTTATATCTCATGGAATTGCAATTATGTTTCATATTTTGTAtcctttctatttttgaaaatttatcgGAGTAGCATTTCAAGTCATACTGAATTTAGGAAACTATAAAAGAATTTAAGAACCACAACAGGTGTCAAGGAAAATAGAACCCAAGGAAGAGAAATCTAAAAAGTGATTTTAATATAATACCTGATTTTGGCTCTTCAATCATTGCAACATTTGATTCGTCTTGATTTTCATTATCAGCATATTCACTATCAATTTGGTTACAACTTATTATCTGCTCTTCAGGGCATGCTGTGATATCCAAAGCTGCAAAAGAGCGACACATGTCTGGTTATCATCAGAAAAACCCATACCAACATAAGAAAGAGTAGAATGTCCATTGAGGCAATTTGGACAGGAACAAAAAAATTGACACCAATATTAAAAAGAGAGCGTGCATTGCATAATCAATTAATGAAAAGAGCCAAAGACATAGGTAAATCCAGAATAGCCATTAGAAATTTTTGTACCTTCTAGAGTCAGCGACGACACGAGAAATATTGTGTATAGAATTTGAAGATAAAGACGGAAATCCTTAAAAAAAATACTGCTTACATGTTATGCAAAATTGCTAGAGCCAAATACTCAAATCAAAattgagagagaaagaagaagatagAGTTATGGAAGAGTGAAACAGTTTCTAGAATGTGCAATTACGAAGGAAGAAGGAAACTTATGTATTCTTGCCCCTAGTTTGACCAATTATACATCAAAATTTCTGGCTCTAATAGAAATGCCTTTTAAACATAAGAACTGTAAATCaccctaatttcaattttagtttGTCCAATTCTACTCTTTATGTGTATTCACTgaacaaaaaatttattttttgcaCGTCGATTCACATGAATAGAGCTGACTTAACTTCTTATAACCCACCAAAAAGTAAAGAGAAATCACTACATCTTAACACAAAATACAGAACAAAATATAATGGATAAACTATTCATAGaaaaaaacaaagataaagaagCCAACATTTCACCAAATAATACTCACCAGAAAAGATAACGACAACAAATGCACAAAAGGACCAACACCTGAGACGACGAAGAATGGATCCCATCTCTCCCACCCTCTACTTCACAAAAAAAAGTGAATGATGGTAAAGTAGCAAATACATAAAGCATTGGCTATTTGGAGAGAATCAAACAAATCACTGGCAACCATGAGCTATTTTAAGAGAAAATTCACATGCATACAATTATAGGAACAacaaaaaattctaaattaaaaatggaaaaaaccaAAACATGAATTTTCAACAGATAAAATATAAGCTGATGAATGAATTAATTTTCCGACAAAAAATTAGATCTTTTGTTAATTCCGTAACCTAGCCAACACACATGCATCTATAGAACCCAGCAAGAGAgtagcaaaaataaaattaacaaataTCCACCAGAAACAGGCGTAGAATTTGTTttttaccaaaattcaaaaatatagacGCCATAGACAAACTTCAACCAAGACGGAAAACTTTTGGAGATGGCATTGTCAATAAAGTGAAAAATCGATGCATGCAAAATAACTATAACCTAAATACTAGAGAAAAGCATGAAATCTGAAAGAATATCAAATTAATCAATTAGAAAATCAACTAaaaaaaccaaaatcaaaaaataaaatcgaAACTCACCGGCAACAGGCAGAATGTAGAGGAGCAGAATAAACTAAAGACTATGAAAGAATGTGATGGAGCGAAGAAAACACTCAAACATGAATCACAAGAAAAATGGAGAAGGCAAAATTGATACTGAAAGAGCCAAGAAACATAGTAGATGAGTGAGACACAGAAGAGTAGATTACCAACAGGGcaaaaagaaagtggcacctgtATAGCACGTGTTTACAAATGAAAGCAACAAGAACTCCTCAAATTACGAAAATGCCTTTCGTCGTACCTCAAAACCTCCACTTATTATATagttaaaaaatagaaaagaaataagTTAGTACATTccttttttaaaattctttttggtactaaaaattaaaatatactattgtatattacaaaaaatatatgctcGATTTTAATTTGGATAAGCTTTGCTTAAAATTTTAcccttatttttaaaataataagaaaaagagGTAATCAGAGACATTTTggttttttatgtgttttgtccaAGGCCAGTATTAGGATTCCATGTTAAATTCAATATAAATAATATCAGAAACTTGATATAAAATAATCTCAATTTACTTATACCAGAAACACACAATACAATATAAAATTTTCTATATGCTCTAGTAGGCTAAATTTGGTTTGATCAAAATCTCCAACGAAATACCTCAAACTCTTTTTTGGAATAGAACGTATTAAGTTTCACTTGATGCGAATTCTAAAGAGAAGTTATAAAATctgtttttaatttatttatagaaATTGAAATACTGATAGTATTCTATCTGTTTAGCTGGACATAATTCATTTGTTGAGACCTAAAACACAAGCAAAAAAAGACACTTGAGCATGAATTGGAAATGCATCCTCATAGATGTTTGGAAGTGATTGTGAAAGGTGGAAGTAAGATGATTTACCAAGTTATTTGTGTTATACGAGTGGAGAAGAAGTGCTTTGATTCCAATTTATAAGAAGACGCGAGAGAGAAACTCTAAACCTTGGGAAAGAGTGGCAAAACGTAGACTTAAAAGACACTATAATAATCACTAAGAAtctatttggatttcaaaatgcTGGCCTGAAAATGAAAATGGATTCATATAATCAATCCCAACTTATTTGGGATTGCGTTGTTGTTCAAGACACATAAATCTTAATTCTTCTCTACTCATTATCTCATCGAAAATTGAGCTGATTCTCCTATTTATAGAGGACATACTTTACTCATGATAATGAAGTGTTACTTTCCAATGAAAAGAGTCGCAACGCATTTTCATGATAGAATATAACCACTCCAGAAGGATAAATGCTACTGTATTATCATTTTCATAAGTTTCATCAATCAACCAGTTTAGGAATATGCTAACCACAACACCAATTAGTTTGCAAATTTCAGAAATAGAAAAGTAGAGAAAATTCTGCATAAGGTATAGTTGGATTTAATCCTTCCTTTAGAGTAAGCTTTTCATGTTAGTTTCAGCTGATAGGTGGCCGGCCACTTAAACCACCACCTCGAGCTAGAGCCTGAAAAACTATATACACAAACGTATCTAACTTAAAATAAGAGATTTGAGTTGATTTAGCACGATTATGGCCATGTGGGCCATCCTGGATTCATATACAGTTGCAGAGTCCGTAAAACTCCAGTATGACGGCAAAGAATATATTTCCATAATTTAAACTTGTATTGTCAAGTACAATTGTATTCTTTTGTCTGGACGATCTCATACTGATAGATACACTTGCAATGAcaaaaattgagtgaaaattgGTCAGTTTATCAGTGGTTTACCTATTTCCAACTGATCGCTAGATCCAGTCTCAACAAGTCTGGAAATTTCCTGTGGCACTGGGATGTTAAGCTCCGAACATATCAAGTGTATTATTTTCGCAGTCACAGATCCAAATGACAACTTATTCAGAGTTACTGCAATTGCAAACTTATGCTTGATGTTACAAAAACCAGTAGATCCGCCCATACCGGAATGCCCGAAGCCAACAAGTTCCCCATTTGTTGAGTAACTCCTTTTAAGCCCAAGCCCAAACTGCCCATTAGGATAGGTAAGGTTTTCATATTCTCCAACTCCCATGAAAGCATCATGAACTCTTTGGTTGTGGAAGAGTTTGATATTCCGGTTATCACTTGACGTATCACCGCCATTGTAGCTATTGTTGTCAGGAATCCGGAGGTAAACATTACCTTTGCCATCATGTCCACAGCCATTCTCAATAGATGAATTGCTATTTTGAGTCGGTCCAGGACCATCAGCATCTGAAGCAGCAGTTTTCTTTCTAGATTTTTGCTTTTTAACAGTCTGTTGAGAAGGGAACTTTGGAATATGTGGGTGGCTTCCTAAGGTTGGCATGGAAGCATAATGCGGTGGAGGAACTTTCCCACCCTCAGCAAGTGCAGCATAATAGCGGGCTAGGGCACGAGCTGAGCAGTGTCCATTGGCAGCAGGTATAATAGCGCGGCGAGCATAGAGTGAGTTGAATATGACAGGTAAAGTAGTTGCAAGTTGAGCCATCTGCTGCGGCTGGAAGGTGGATGGTAAGTCTGAACGGTTGCTGACATTCGACAACTTGGTGAGATCATCCATATCTACTGTAAGCGTTGCAAGTCGAGATTCTACACCTGCAATAGGGAATTTTAGGTGTCAACTATCAAATGgttatatagagagagagagggggggggggttatgATTATAGCTAGGAAGAGACTGATTAAATGACAACAAGACCCTTCAGGATCTACCAATCCCTGCCCTCAAGGAAGGGGATTGTCCATTGAGTGGTTTAATCGTTAAATGTGTAAAGCAAAGGCTGTCACTTGCCTCCAGAATTTAAACTGTTTGCTATATGAAACTTTTCTTTGAGGTTTAGACAAAACCTACAGAATCGGGACATAGGCGAAATTCATAACTTCATAGATCTACTCCAAAAGCAGAACATCACATTGTTGCATCAAGATATTTGGAAGAGAAACAGAAGGAGAAATGAGGTTTTTTCAACAAGGGGAAGCCTGAGAGTTGCTACATTGTGCCAAGTATCTACATCACCAACTTCTAAAGtatgaagtttttgtttttgatcGGTCAAGGATGAAGCATATTTACATGGTGATACAGAAACTTCAGTCTAGAAACCCCTTTTTAGGCTAATTGCTTGAGGCTTTGGGTTCTACTGTTGACTATACAACATCCTGAGAACTCTATGGCTGTCCTCCTCCTGAAGGTCGTAGGTCAATGCACACAGCGGGTGGTTTCTCACAGCTTTGTACCATGTGAGAAATAAGATAAACAAGGTGAAGAAAAGGAATGCCAAAGACTAATGTCATACGTCTTAAATTCTTTTACAGTCACACTTTACAAAGTATCATCATcgctatcattattattattattgatattgttattgtaaCTGCTTTGTCTGACGCCAGATGGTTTGGAAATTTTGAAAACTTAGTAAACAGATTCATATAAGCTACCCCTCAAAACTTGAGGTGGTTACAGGCCAACTGCCCACCTTCAAGTACTCATAAATCCAGCATGTTAATACCAGCAATACTTCATCTACAGCATATAAACATGGGAAACTTATTTTGGACCTTAGAATTTAACCAGGTGGTAGCGAAAATGATGGATAAAAGCAGTTTACATTATCACTGTTCGGAAGTATTACCTATGAATATGGTATATCCCGCATGGTTAGATTAGTTATCAACTGATAAGGGACCTAGAAACTATGAGATTGTTTACTAAAATGTCAGTCAGCATAGTTGGCGAGATTGAACAAGCAAAGATGACTCTATTGATAGCAAGAGCAGCAGGAGAAATTAGGAAATGCTAAAAAGTAGACACTAATCATGCCTGGAGGAATTCCAACATAGAGCTCTCCGTCAATCTTTAAAGGTCGAACAAACACTTCTTCTAGGAGTTCTTGAAATCTTCTTCCTGATGCTCGCTGTATTGAGATGACAATAGATAAATACCTCAAAGCATGTCAAGATTATAAAATATACTGAGAGAGATATGTTTTTGTACAGACGCTCCACTACAAGattatttcatttcaaattcaaaAGAGGAGCCAGTAAGAGCTACTGTCAGGATCTTTCTGTAAAAAACCAACCCCCAGTCCCACCGTGACCATAAACATGGTGCACAAAGGAAACTTCCCTTCAATTTAAATTAAACTTAGTTCAATAACATTTTAACTTTGCATAATTTAGTTGATGTTTTAGGGGTCATGACACAAAATAATTAGCAAGAAATTATGGTcatgaaatttgatcagaaaaCATGAAATGCAACATTACCTCAATAATGCCACCACATAACCAGCCAAAAGACAAATAATGGTACAGCTGCTCATGACCCGGTGCAGTTTCTGCAGCAGTCATGGCAATCCGTTTTAAACATTCATTCCAATCAGTCATCAAAAAAGGGTCTTCTTGGCTAATACCACCCATGGCATTATGTAAACCAGAGGTATGGTTAAGAACATGATGAACctgccgaaattttaaaaaaaagaaagataatgaaaCAAGCACTCAAACTGACATAGTAGGAAAGTAAATATCCAGGACTAAGAAATAGGTATTCTAGAATTCCAGGTGTTGCTTTCTGCCAGTATATTCGAATATTTCCTGAAAAAAGAACGAcattaactcttttttttcttctttaatcatTTACTCACTCAAGAAGTGTCAGAAACAAGATTTCCAAGTAAAAATAACAATTTCTATTATGGTGTAGCTCCAGAACTTCTTATACCTTTATTTGGTCTTTTCCATTTGATCCAAATTCGGGCCAAATATTTGCAATATTGTCATCAAGCTTCAGCTTTCTGTTAGATAAAATGTTCTCATTGGTTAATTGCAAAGGCTAAAATTATGTATCCTAAACAAAGCAAGAGCACGAAATGGCTCACAAACATCGGGTACCTCTTAAAACTTCAAAATGAGCAAGACACATTTAAAGAAAAAGTAGAACTACAAATGAGTATAGGAAAGATCAAGATTACTAGTAGGTAAATCAAAGATATTTCTACCTTGAAGCTCTTAAAGTTTGAATCAGTATTTTTAAAGTGGATGTATAAGCGAAGGTTCCATCCCAAGCAAAGCGAGGTGCATACCTTCTAAATTTTGACTTACCAGGAACCTTCTAATGTGAGGGCATATCGATAAAAAACCTAACAGTGATGAGAAAGTACGAAGAAATAATGACATGCCTTGATTGAAGGCAGGCCTTAAAAAAGTAACTTTTTCGGTAAACAAAAAAATCCACCCGTGTGAGCTTGCTCACATTGCCAGGTCCCAAACCCGGATAAAGAAGGGTAGTTGTGATAGGTTAGCAGCCAGTGTAAAATTAGGCCAGTGGCGCACGGTTCGAAACTCAGTGGATAGTGCCCCACACTcttacccttctccacttaaatactatGCTTTTATCTGCGGCAGGGTTTGAATCCGTGATGTGCGCCAAACCCACCACAAGTTGCGCTCTTACCACTAGATCAAAGCCCCATGGGCAGCACTCGTTTTCTTTATTAGAATAAACGATTAAGAAACTTCTGTATTTTAGACAAGAGAATAGAAAATTAGGACATCCAAGAGTAGAAACTGAAATTATTGCTAGGATCACATACCCATTATCAACCAGCCAGTGTACTAGTCCCGCACTGATTCCCTTTGTTACTGAAAAAACAGAAAATAAGCTATCGGGTTGGACTGGACGAGGATCATATTTTCCAAGTACCCCAGCAGCAGTATCAATGATCACTTCTCCATCTTTGTAGGCACATACCTTGAAATACACAACAAAAAATGAGCATGCCTGAATTAGTGAAACCCGGGAATGAATCGACAAATCTATAAACCAACCTAAATGGAGAGACATTTTCTAAATTAGAACGTTAGGCAGCAGTATGACTAATCCCTTCAGCTAGGATCGTTAGATCACTTCATTAGAAGAGATATGGAAAACAACAGCCTCTTCTAAGTTGTTAAGTCCCAATCTAATATCAGAAACCCAGAAAGGAGCATCGAATAAAACCCTACACGGAGAATAATTGAGTACATATCCGATTTGTAGCACTATAGAGTTTGACTAAAAATTACCCATTCATATTCACTTAAAGAACTCTCAACtcaattcaacaacttcgaaGACTAAATTATGTCCTTCACTATCTGAAACATCCACATGGCTAACACAGAATTTTCCAGTGCTATTCTCACTCATCTCCCAGAATTATAATCTGGTTGATATTCTCCATAACTGACTGCTCCATCTTCTGTATTTATCCTGTGCTTTCTCTTTGTTTCAAGGTACAGCCTACCTCTACGCCAAACCCCCAACTGAAAAGGTAGTCCGCACtctatatttaatttattttcttcgattgaGTGTTCAATATGAGATAGAGGTTCACTAAACCTTCCTTTTCCACGGACATATCTTGACTAAAGACCTTGTGTTACTTTTTTCTGCAGCAAGAAATTGTACTCCCACAGCATTAGTAGTGTTGGCTACCCCTGAAGTTGCAAGAGTGGGGAACAAAGCCTTTGGGAAGGGAAGCAGGTTGGTAGGATAATCAGACTGCAAAAATATGGTAGTTACGAGTATGTACCTGAATTCCGAGTATTTTCTCAGCATTCCCAAGCTCGACCAAAAGCTGCCTTAGCTTGGCTTCAACATCGGAATGAACTGGGGTGTCATAAATCCATCGTGGATTCAAAGCTGGCCCTCTATTTAAGTTGCTGGTACAAGTTGATGATCAGATACTTAGGGAGTAATGCATCCGCTGAACATATGGTAAAATAAGCACAAAACAGAGCTCACCATTGGAGAACAGATTCAGCAAAAGGTCTCATGATATCGATATAGACTATGCGGACATTCATTGTTGCAGAAAGCCCTGAGAATCACCGACAACCACTGAGTCAGTTCTTCGTACTTAGATGATACAAAGAGGAGATAATAGTGCACATTCATCACAAACCTCTAAGAAGATTAAGAACCCTCCCAAATATAACGATATCACTAGGaaaggcatccacctggagaaaaaatTATCAGCTGCTTCAGAATCATCAAAGTCAGTGGTTGATAATTCACAAAGTCAACAGTGGTCAAAAAGCTATTAGCTTACAGGATTAAAGCGTTTCACTTCCTTCTCATTCAGTTTCATTTTTTCTTGTATAACCTTTAGGTTCTTTGACCTTTGCTCAGATAACATTTTCATACTTTCCTTCATCAAATTGAGAAATAAGTCAGACGAGGGAAATTGGATAGATATAATCAACTAATAACAAGAGCATCTTACAAGAGCTTCATTGGCAGGCGTGGAAGAACGGAAGAACACAGAAGTAACCTCCATAGCTTGTTCCGGTACGTCAAGGCGAAACTTGAGTCCCATTTCTGCAAATGCAGACAAAAGTGCAACATGGTCCCCCTGCAAGAAGTGGTATCTCAATTTTTACAATGGCAAGTTGGTAGAGAAACAGCATAACCATATTTTGTTGATTATCTGAAAACAGAAGCACAAAGTGATTGTTGTCATTGGAATAA includes the following:
- the LOC107800283 gene encoding uncharacterized protein LOC107800283 isoform X2, producing the protein MGWGNIYKRRVKVFTVALIIYFDYKALQQREKWANKSKKASLWEKAHERNAKRVLNLIVELEGLWVKLGQYLSTRADVLPEAYTCLLKQLQDSLPPRSLKEVCQTIEKEFGKTMDDLFLDFVKVPLATASIAQVHRATLSDGQDVVVKVQHDGIKAVILEDLKNAKSIVDWVAWAEPQYNFHPMIDEWCKEAPKELDFNHEAENTRKVSRNLRCNKRCDDSKPANHVDVLIPEVIQSTEKVLILEYMDGVHLNDAESLRALGIDKQKLVEEITRAYAHQIYVDGFFNGDPHPGNFLVSKEPPHRPILLDFGLTKLLSSSLKQALAKMFLAAAEGDHVALLSAFAEMGLKFRLDVPEQAMEVTSVFFRSSTPANEALESMKMLSEQRSKNLKVIQEKMKLNEKEVKRFNPVDAFPSDIVIFGRVLNLLRGLSATMNVRIVYIDIMRPFAESVLQCNLNRGPALNPRWIYDTPVHSDVEAKLRQLLVELGNAEKILGIQVCAYKDGEVIIDTAAGVLGKYDPRPVQPDSLFSVFSVTKGISAGLVHWLVDNGKLKLDDNIANIWPEFGSNGKDQIKVHHVLNHTSGLHNAMGGISQEDPFLMTDWNECLKRIAMTAAETAPGHEQLYHYLSFGWLCGGIIERASGRRFQELLEEVFVRPLKIDGELYVGIPPGVESRLATLTVDMDDLTKLSNVSNRSDLPSTFQPQQMAQLATTLPVIFNSLYARRAIIPAANGHCSARALARYYAALAEGGKVPPPHYASMPTLGSHPHIPKFPSQQTVKKQKSRKKTAASDADGPGPTQNSNSSIENGCGHDGKGNVYLRIPDNNSYNGGDTSSDNRNIKLFHNQRVHDAFMGVGEYENLTYPNGQFGLGLKRSYSTNGELVGFGHSGMGGSTGFCNIKHKFAIAVTLNKLSFGSVTAKIIHLICSELNIPVPQEISRLVETGSSDQLEIGKPLIN
- the LOC107800283 gene encoding uncharacterized protein LOC107800283 isoform X1, with protein sequence MGWGNIYKRRVKVFTVALIIYFDYKALQQREKWANKSKKASLWEKAHERNAKRVLNLIVELEGLWVKLGQYLSTRADVLPEAYTCLLKQLQDSLPPRSLKEVCQTIEKEFGKTMDDLFLDFVKVPLATASIAQVHRATLSDGQDVVVKVQHDGIKAVILEDLKNAKSIVDWVAWAEPQYNFHPMIDEWCKEAPKELDFNHEAENTRKVSRNLRCNKRCDDSKPANHVDVLIPEVIQSTEKVLILEYMDGVHLNDAESLRALGIDKQKLVEEITRAYAHQIYVDGFFNGDPHPGNFLVSKEPPHRPILLDFGLTKLLSSSLKQALAKMFLAAAEGDHVALLSAFAEMGLKFRLDVPEQAMEVTSVFFRSSTPANEALESMKMLSEQRSKNLKVIQEKMKLNEKEVKRFNPVDAFPSDIVIFGRVLNLLRGLSATMNVRIVYIDIMRPFAESVLQCNLNRGPALNPRWIYDTPVHSDVEAKLRQLLVELGNAEKILGIQVCAYKDGEVIIDTAAGVLGKYDPRPVQPDSLFSVFSVTKGISAGLVHWLVDNGKLKLDDNIANIWPEFGSNGKDQIKVHHVLNHTSGLHNAMGGISQEDPFLMTDWNECLKRIAMTAAETAPGHEQLYHYLSFGWLCGGIIERASGRRFQELLEEVFVRPLKIDGELYVGIPPGMIKSRLATLTVDMDDLTKLSNVSNRSDLPSTFQPQQMAQLATTLPVIFNSLYARRAIIPAANGHCSARALARYYAALAEGGKVPPPHYASMPTLGSHPHIPKFPSQQTVKKQKSRKKTAASDADGPGPTQNSNSSIENGCGHDGKGNVYLRIPDNNSYNGGDTSSDNRNIKLFHNQRVHDAFMGVGEYENLTYPNGQFGLGLKRSYSTNGELVGFGHSGMGGSTGFCNIKHKFAIAVTLNKLSFGSVTAKIIHLICSELNIPVPQEISRLVETGSSDQLEIGKPLIN